Within the Gorilla gorilla gorilla isolate KB3781 chromosome 15, NHGRI_mGorGor1-v2.1_pri, whole genome shotgun sequence genome, the region TGCTTTCCTCTGCATTCATCACTAACAACAACATCTTCTACTCTTCCtctctgaaaatatttacaatgtttAAAGGAGTAagcatttacttttgtttttagcTAAAACGAGTTGGTAAGAATTTACTGATAATAAGTAGTATATTTTGTAAACTTGAACTTAACAGAAACCAAATGCAAAAAATATTATACAGTGAAGGCTGTTTCAGTATGTATTTCTACAACTTATGAGAAGGAGAGATCATAGAATATTCTGTAatagttgaacatttcctttgtttttaaatatgacaGAGAAGCTGGGGCAAATCTGATTAGCCCAAAAGTTTGTTTCCTACTAGTATGAGAGTACTACTATTAAAAGTTAATAATTTAAAGATGTTTTTACTTATTAGAGGAAATAGTATGAGTCAAGTTGTGACCTAAACTTGTTTTGGCTATGTCCCCAACCTTCCCACCCCATTGTCTTTAAACAAATATCAGGATCAACATCACCAAAATGTAACCTTTTCATGAATATATCCATCATTCTACTCCTTGCTTACTAGCAAGTTATTTTAGATATCCAAATAAAATTAATGTCTAGTACAGAAACCCCACCGAAATTCCTAAGTGTGACAGAACACATCCCAAGTGTTCCTACCTTATTCTCACTGAATTAaggttttctctccctctttttttatttactattttatgtGAGTTATTGAGGGATGAAAGGGCACTACATGCATTAGATGTATCATAATTAGAACGGAATAATCTGAACCCTTTACCATGTGGAAACAAATTTATGCTAACGTGGTATattcaaagttgttttttttaaaagagtaacaTTAGGGATTTTGTGCATTACTGCTAAGTTGTTTGGTTTCTCTATGCCTATACCAAATTGATCCACCTTACAGAACAATTTTAGCATACAATTCATACTgttatacattttctttcttaaagatcTCAGAACACACTGGGAAAAGGGATTTCTAAGAGGCACTGAAAATCAATGAGAAAACAGATTTGTCTAATGGAAACTCAAAGTCAGTTGTGCTAGAAAACAGCTGTCCATTTTATTTATAAGCAGCACATACCTTAGCACAGGAATGGATGAATTTATGTTCTATAATCAGAGTTGCCGTAGCAACAATCTGTCCTAGAGTCACATCTTCTACAACTGTAACATAATAATCCCCAGATTTCTTCATATGCTCAAAAGATTCTGTGGAAATTGGATAACAAAGTGTTACATAGTAGACATTCAATTTTATGGGGAGCCAGAAAAACATTAGGATTAGCTGACTTAATTACTAAATGTTTAAAGCTGTTTTACCATAGTAATTTACCTTccatttctaaagaaaatattacCAAGTAGTTGAAATATCAGCAATTAGTATCAATTGGAATATAACCTACACATTCAAAATATCTGCTAGCAAAATAAAGACTAATATAGCTATTTTAGATGAACAACACTTAAAATACAAGTAAATGGCTGATGTTGCCACTTCCATGACTAATGAaaacttcaatttcttcatttactttAAATAGATCTCTTTAACTTTTATACTCAATAGATATTCAAATATAACCTTTGCACATCTTAAGAGCATGTTTACATGGCTCAATTCTAGAATTTTTAGtcttttgctttcaaaatatttttaaaaaatatattttaattttcccttTGTGATGGAAAGTGTTTTGTGATAACATGACTTGCTCTTGTTTGCTTTGAGAGCACCTTGCAAGGAAGTAAAAACATATCTGTTTCCAAGTAACTTTTCCAAGTCACATAGCAAATAGGTGCAAAGATACTTCCCCTCAAATGGATTTTCAGTACTATTGCTGAAATAACATGGTTTCTCATCTAATTCATGTGCACGCAAAgaaaaattcaggaataaaaattGAGGCTAATAGTCTCTCATATTGTTAATTTCTATGGTCTCATTCCAGATAGAGAtctaaaatgggaaaaagaaataaattcagtgaatgaaaataaacaatgagAATCAGAATGATGGTCCTCATTCTCAGGAGGGTCAAATAGAATTCAATACAGAATTCCCTATTATAAGGAAATGAAGAATTGTAATTCCTCAGCTATTAAATATTACTAAATATttagtaatgataataatacttCATTTCCTTTATAACAGGAAAAAGCAGTGGTAGAGCACTGGACAGAATTAAGGTTTTATTCCTCACCGTAGCAATAACTacctgtgatcttgggcaagtctttGGATCTCTCTAAATTCCTATTTTCTCCTATGTCTAAAAGAAGAGGGGCAGGGGACGGGTGGACTAACTCTTAAGATGCCTGCTAACCTTCAATACAAATAAAccccaaaataaatttaaagcgtATAGTCTTGCTTTTTTGATTTGGTAATGAAATTTCTGTAAATAACCACAGTAAGGGAAATACTACAATAAAAAAACGAAAAACCTCTAGAGCTAACACCTAGGTCCTATGGTACAATAATTATCTAATAAAGTAGTCAGATAGTTTGCAAAAACAAAGTTACTGGTACATTTGGATTCTAGAACAACTCAGCCACATTAAACATTTGTATAAAACAGCTAATTTATTCTTTGAATAATTTCCAGCTATTTGAACAAAAACAGAAGTGGGCACTGAACAGctctaaacaaaaatgaaatcatgtttccCTTTATTTCAGGAAAAAGAGGTTATAGTACTTACTCATAAATTGTTCAGGGCTGACAACTCCAGTCTCTGTTAGCTGACCCAATACCTTAAAAAAACCTAGTTTTGAAAAACAGATTTCAAATTACGAGAATAGCAAAAGGAAGACAGTATGAAAATAAGCAATATATTAAGCAGGTGGGCTTATGGGCAATTATTTTTTCAGAACTTTCTATAATCATCTTTTAATTATTAGAATAAAGTGAACCCTATTCTTCTATAATCACTacatataacaaaaataacaggTTTTACCAGTGCTTCTGCCTGCATAAGATGTTTTAAATAGTGCTGACCTTAATATCCAGTATTTATAGAcccagaacatacattcttcaatgtattatattttacattaagtTCAATGCAAAGGGTGCCAGATTTTCCCAAATATGTGATTTGGTTTTACTTAAAGGTGCAATGTGGCTAAATACAATATTCGTAAATTAAGTAACACCGTTGAGATTACActctttaaaattgtaatttctaGTGAATTTCATTAGTGTTACCGGAAATTGATGTGAACAGTGCACCTGGAATTTTGAAAATCTTAACTTTCCTACACTCAATAATTAGGCCAAAATCAGGCCCTTCAGGCTGTCTAGCAAAGAGATCATTGTGAAAAGGACAAAGTTGACTTTTAATTACCAAAGTTTAAGGAAGTTAACTTGGAGAATTTAgatgttaaaaaagaaataactgtaTAAAAACCCTTTCAATTTATCCAAGGAAAATTATTTCCACCTTCATTCCCCAACCAGCTTCTTAAGATCCCTCCTTATGTGTCATCATACATGATAATTTAATTGTTGTTTATGAGAAATCTTTTTGGCTTAATTAGGAAGGAGTGATGTTGTATTTaagtcattttaaatatttcacagtaATATTTGGTCTTAGCCATGACATACACTCATTGGTATTGAGTGTCCATCACTTTAAAAACTAAGTATTATACAAAAAATAGTCCAaaagtcaaatatttaaaaaaaattatctgcattataatgtttatagagaaaaatgGAAGGCTAACTCTAATTTTACACAGGATTTTGTACATTACCTCTATTTAAGTCAGCAGTACAAAGAGGCCTCAAAACCAAGCCTTCTCCAGGATGTGTTGGGGAAATGGCTGGAGAAAATGTAGCTGTATTCTGACTCCAGTCCACTTCTTTGAGTAGACTTGGGTCAAACATAGGAGTTTCATCAGGTTTCATTTTTCTAGTAaggtctaaaataaaaatgtgaatattaaGTCACTTTATTTAATAGAAGGAAAATTATGATTGTTGAGAAAGTTAATATAAATTAATGCAATTAGAAGCATCCTTTAGCACATATGCGAGATATTTTACTGCAACCCAGCCTGAATCTAACATTAAATTCCACAACTacagataaatagaaaaatcatgCCTACTATCAGATAAAAAAATGGCTAAGTGACTAAATTAGtaagttttaaactataaaatcccATTTAttatcaagtcttttttttttttttttttttttttttttcagacagtctcactctgttgcccaggctggagtgcagtggcatgatcccggctcactgcaacctctgccttctgggttcaagtgattctcctctttcagcctcctgagtatctgggattataggcacgtgacaccacgcccggctaattgttttgtatttttaatagagacgggatttcgccatgttagccaggctggtcccaaactcccgacctcaggtgatccacccgcctcggcctcccaaagtgctgggattacaggcgtgagccactgcgcccggctattaTCAGgtcttttaaaacatgtttttcctctgGGTTGGTGCTACTAAATGAATAGCTGACTTTTCATGGGCTCTTAAATTTTTTACATTATGTTCGTGGATTTTATTATTGAGCCAAGAAGGCATCTGTTTCAACAGGAAAttgcaaggggaaaaaaattttttttaaaaaaagtaatctcTTAGTCTTACTTGCCAATAAAGAAAACTTTCagccgtgcgcggtggctcacgcctgtaataccaacactttgggaggccgaggcgggcagatcacctgaggtcgggagttcgagaccagcctgaccaacatggagaaaccccatctctactaaaaataaaaattagtcgggcgtgttggcgcatgcctgtaatcccagctactcaggaggctgaggcaggagaatcgcctcagaacctgggaggcagaggttgtggtgagttgagattgcgccattgcactccagcctgggcaatataagaGTGAAATtccctctcaaagaaaaaacttACTGGGcatgtagccttttttttttttttttgagatggagtttcgctcttattgcccaggctggagtgcaatgatgtgatcttggctcaccacaacctccgcctcccaggtttaagcgattctcctgcctcagccttctgagtagctgggattacaggcacctgccaccacgcccagctaatttttttttgtatttttagtagagacggagtttcgccatgtcagccaggctggtctcaaattcctgatctcaggtgattcgcctgcctcagcctcccaaagtgctgggattacaggtgtgagccaccatgtctggccacatgtagctttttttttttttttcaatgaaccATGAATAGAAGAAAATTGATGAACAagctcaaattaattttttttggcatTCTCAGAAATACTTTACCTTGGCTATGCTAGATATACACTGCAGGATTTTGTTTTCACAGCAGATTTTCTAAAAATCTGTggtgtgggccaggcatggtggctcgtgcctttaatcccagcactttgagaggcagaggcaggtagatcaccagaggtcaggaggtcaagaccggcctgaccaacatggcgaaaccctgtctctactacaaatacaaaattagccaggtgtggtggtggccacctgtaatcccagctacttgggaggctgaggcaggagaatcgcttgaacccaggaggtggaggctgcagtgagctgagatcacaccattgcgttccagcctgggcaacaagagtgaaactccgtctcaaaaaaattaaattaaaattaaactgtaTAGTGTAAGTTTCTCAGTTGCATCTAAGCAGCTTAAAAATAGCCGGTGTTTTTCACGCTATTGAAAAGTGATCATGATATTTCCCCCTCTTTTTTGAACATTTAGAAATGAGCAGGTTCTCACTAGTTGTAGTGTTTTAAAACTGAGACTAAATAACAGAGAAGTAACAATAGGAAGGATGAAAAACAAATCATACAAAGCATAAAACTGGGGCCAGGGGGCTTCTATGCAGCACAGAATTGCTAAAAGAAACAGATGCTTCCCAACAATTAAAAgttgagtattccttatccaaaatgcttgggaccagaaatgtttcaggttttggatttttttttttttttttttttttcagatttggggatatttgcatatacataatgagatatcttggggatgggacccaagtcaaAATTCATTTGTGTTTCATATACATCTTACACAGCACAAAtattttacacaatattttaaataattttgtgcatggaAAAGTTTTTGTACATTATACcagatgtggaattttccacttgtggcatcatgttggcCCTCaataaagtttcaaattttggagtgttttggatttttggattagagatCCAAAAAAAGCAGTCCCCAACTTATTTCTATATCCAGTTAAAGAAACCATATTTTAATGAGAGAACAATTTGCCCAATAACCTAACCCCCAATTGTTCCTTATTTCATAAGTCACAGTATGCTTTAGGGCAAATATTCTTAACTTTTCCTTAAAGATGGATAATAAGTTTCTGCCTGTATAATCCTATGTAACTATATAAGCAATGCTGCAATATACTAGTTATGGGAAGGTAGTGTGATGTGATGTAACAACAGAAGTTAACACTTGCTCAGCACTTCTTATGTGCCAGACTGTTGAAAAAGCTTtactaattcatttatttcaaccATCCTACAGGTTAGGAGTGGttattatgtacattttaacagatgagaaaatgttaagtaacttgcccaaggtcacaaaattagcggagccaggatttaaacctagGCATAGAAAGAGCATGAGCTTTGGATTCATACCTGGTGTTCAAATGTCAACTGTGTGATACGTACTAAGGTAATTAAGCTTTTAGAatctagtttcctcatttgtaaaatgaagatgaaattcCTGGGAGAATTAAATGCATTACTGTATGCAGTCATGCACTTAGCAGTGCCCGGAATACTGCAAGTACTTAATAAGATATATGCTAGttagcaataaatttaaaattcaagtttataaattcttgttcattttttttttacctttaattcatgaatcaggcactgtgctggttACAGGAACTACAAAAAGAATGACAGGCTCTTACGTTTATGTTATACCAAAAGTTAGCATTCttgggtagaaaagaaaaacgtaGTTTATAATGTAGACTGCTGAGAGGTCCCCccggccacacacacacaaaatgattcAAATTATGCTGCATACACTATACCCAGTTCTAACAATATtaaggaaaatatagaaattgtgaTGATCAAGCAGTCATTTCAAATTTAACAAGTTTAATGGCCATTCAaaataggttttttgttttgttttattctgttttgagacagggttttactctgttgcccaggctgaagtgcagtggtgcaatcatagctcactgcagcctcaaactcctgggctcaagtgatcctcctacctcagcttcccacatcagcctccagagtagttgtgactacaggctcataccaccacgcctggctaatttttgtatttttagtagagatggggctttgccatgttggaaaggctggtcttgaactcctgacctcaagtgatcctccagcctcagcctcccaaagttctggaattacaagtgtgaaccagcATGCTCAGCCGAAACAAGTTTTTAATAGATGAAACTGAGTCCACGTGTTTTAGTGTTTTGTCTAAATTGGACCCTTGAGGTTTTTGTGTGTAATCTCATCTGAATGGTAGGTAGCAACATTGTTTTTTAGGTATGTAGATAAACAGGCTAAGTATTAATAAAGTGAAATGTGTAcagtattaaaaatgtaaattcctcGAGGCAGCACACTATTTAAACATTTTGGTCTTGCTATTAAACATATAGTTGTAAACACAAAGTTCAAAGAAAACTCAAAAGAGAATTTAAATCAACCTTAACCACATTTAACTAGATTCCTTTTTCCTATAAAGTTGTCTGTGTTTACAATAAAAATGTGGtctagaaaacatgaaaaataggGTTAATAATTTTCATGAGAGGGAAGAAGTATACAGGAAAACAACTAGGATTATGAAGCCCTTAAATAATGAATTTTAACCAGGAAATACTAATATTTTCTTGTACTTTTCTTTCATGAGACAGTCCTTTTCCACGAatgatcataaaaataaataatattggctAACACTTATTGAAAACTTTCTATATGTTAactcttaaaaatacaatgaaCGATGTATcattattatcccaattttacagataaggaagcaggcacagtaacttgctcaaggttagAGTGCCAATAAGGAACAGAGTGAGGATTCAAAATGAGGCAACAGGGCCAGCTTCAGAAGCCCCTGACCTGTGCCGTTACACAGGGCCCTGCACTTAAGTTTGATACCCTGCTGCCACTGTTttgaagttcttaattttttaacaagGAACCCTGCATTTTAATTTGGATTACCACAGATTACGTAGCCAGTCCTGCTAGGTAGTATGACTTCAGACTCTGCTCTTACACTTCAGACCATTACACTGAAGATGCACTAGAGTAGATAAATTCCCTATCTTACTGTTGTACAAGGGTTAAAAATTAAGTCATAAGCAGCACTTAGAACCTACATTTGGAAAATGGGAATCAGACTAGTCAAAATACATTAAACAAAGCATTACAGATTGAAATAAGAATCTATTAACCAGGCAATCAGAAATTAacatcaaaaatttttttatgagCTATTCTACAAAACAGAGCCATACTGAAGGCCCACTTTAGCTCACTCTATCCTCAACGGTAAAATTCTGCTGGTGCCCAACTAAGGTACTGGGCAAGGTGAAGCAAGATATGACTTGAAACCTGGTTCCAAGGGGGTTTAGAACATAATTAAGtaagtaattttatataaataatcttTTAGCATCTTCCGGTGCCCAGATATTGCAAAACTAGgaaatttctgcaaataaaatTGCACAGTTGTGTGAAGTGGAATCTCATCATATCATTAGGTTCTTTAAAGTTTTTAGATGAACTTTAAACACTAATCCTCCTTAAGTATTCCTCAGAACCTTTTCTGATTAACTGCTAAATTAGCAGGCGTTTAGAAGACCCGTTTAAGCCTAACCCTAGCCCAATAATGCCTAGTGAATGAATAACGAATAAGACTTACCTGTAGGTCACATTTCAGAAAatccaggacaaaaaaaaaaaaaaaaaaaaattcccaaactgCCACAATATCGCGGAAAGCATACACCAAATTCATTTTTACTAGTCATCACAtcagttgaatattttttcactcaattgcatattttttaaacaaaacttcaACTATTTGGCGTCTGAGCCTCTGTATCAGGTTGGAATACGAATGGGGAGAGAGGCTGCTGCTAGAAGCAACCAACGGAGAGCAACAAGTAATAGACACCGGAGATGAAGATTTTAAAAGTCGatctacaaattttaaaaatacaacctaAGGCCAAATCTAAACCAGCCCATGTATTTCTCAAGAGCTCCTGGGGAACCTTCTAAGTACAGGTGAATGGGGGAGGGGCGGACTTCGGATtcctttatattcattttataacaaTTTCGATAACAAGAATCCATTCTGAATCTATTTCGTTAATGATTTTTAACACACCTGGCCATATTTATTAAATTGTGTAACTGCATGAATGTTCAAAAGTATTTTCTGATAGTTTGACCTTTACAATCTAGGCGTTATTCCCAGTCTACCGATGAGGAAGCTGGAGCACCTGGAACTCCCAAGACTTGCCCCTTAGGTAACACAGCAAGTAAGTGACTTGGGGCTAGAATCCTCTTGTTTTCGCATCTTGAGCTCGATTACCATCCTCAACAGACCCCAATCTTTACATCATCATACCATACAGCTAGCGCTCTCTCCCCTATTTGGCAAATCCTGCCTAAATTAATTTCTTGAGATCCATTCTAGGATTCGTTCATGAGGGATTATCCTAACAAAACGAATCCTATAATCGCCCGTTCAATTttgtatgaaaattttaaattagtttggCTTACATAAACGTCAGCTCCTGCAACAGAAATCACAGTGCAGTACTCGGTATTTCTAGGGGTAGGAGCCtaggaaaaagagacaaagaatgtcCCTCTGCACCCTGGGGAAAGCGCCGACCTACTCGGTGCGGAGGTGGTCTTCGGAGCAGCTGCCTCAATGGCTCCGACCACCGTGGGATGCGCCCGGGAATGGGAGAAGAGAAGGGGCCTGGGACGTTCGTGCCCATTCAAAACCGATGGCTGCAGAGAGCGCGACCAACTGTCTCATTTCCCACGCCAAAGTCTGGGGCGCGAAGTTCCGACCCCAGTCCCAGTTCCAGCCCTGCCAGGCCAAGACCAGCATATGGCCGGACCGCTGGCCATCATCCTTAACCTCTGCTCCAGGCGCGCGTGCGTTCAACTTCCTGGGAACCGCGCTCCACACCATGTGCACCCAGCTGGCGAGGATTAACGCCCAGCTCCTCCACACAACACCCCCGGGGGCCTGGCCGGGGCACCAGACACACCTGTTAGATAAACCTGAGGGCAGGCCCGCCCCAGCCCCCAGGACACACGGTCCTGCTCTCGCGCCCCGGCCCCGGTTCCTCCTCACCCGTAGAGGCCCTGCGGTCGGCGCTCCTAGCCAGCCGCGTCGGACCCTCCCCCACCAGTGTGCACAGCACCGGATCCGGATCCGGCTTCAGCGccagccccacctcctcctccaccgcCCGCGCCACAGTTGGGAACCGCGGCCCAGACGTGGCAGCGCCAACGCCTCCACCCCGCCTCTGCCCCCTCACGCAGGGCCGCGCGCAGGCGAGCGGAGGCGGAGGCCAAGGAGCCACCCGCCCAGGCCCGGAGAGCGAGGGGCGGGGCCCGGAGGGCGGGGGCGGGACCAGGAGGGCGAGGGGCGGGGCTCGGAGAGCGGGGGCGGGACCAGGAGGGCGAGGGGCGGGGCCTGAGGCTCGAGTCGGCGCCTGGGGCGGTGGCCGCCGGACCAAAGCTGGCCTCTCCCGGCTCCTCCTCGCTCCCCAAGGCCTTTCCCACCGCGTCATTGTCTCGGTTTATCTGCAGATACGTCTACCTAGCAGTCAGCCCAGCAGCGTAAGTGGTGACCAGTGTGGGCCTCTTTGATCCTGAGACCGAAGGCTCGGCCACTGGCCCTCTCCATTTGTTCCTTGTTGCCCTCCCTTCATGATTCAATCCATTAATTAGGACTTTTCCTACCAGCTGGCAGTTCAGAGCTCCGCATCCCCAGGCCTCTGAGTCACAGTTCCTGCCTTCATGAAACTAGGAGTTGGGGCCACTGCATTCTACTCCTTCGGGACTATTGTTTCATTTCTCAGTCCCTCAAACCCTTTAttggatgaacatggagttaGGACAGCGGTTCTCCACTGCAACAGTTTTGCgtcccaggagacatttggcaatgtatgAATCATTTTCAGCCTCTCATCTGGGGTGAGATGCCATTGGAATCTACAGATGGTGGAGGGCACAGGTGAGTAGAGGCCGGGAATACTGCTTCACGCCTTACAATGCGCAGGACAGCGCCgcacaacaaagaattacctgGCCTGAAATGTCTGGAGTGCTGAGGTTTAGAAACCTTTCGTTAGGAGAAGAAAAGTGACTTTTTTCAGAGCCCCATTTCTGAAGTGTCTTACCTAAGTAGCACTTTGTCCCtattttaacagatgaggaaacagaggttcaGAGATGTTACATAATTTACAAAAGTCTCATAGCTAGTAGCTCCCCTTCCTTGCCTTGTGCCATAATTTTCAATTTATTGAAATcgcaaagtattttattcttaagCAATAGTATTCAAAGAACCCCATAGATCATATACCAGAAATCATATTTTTTGCTCATTTGTGAGATTTAAATTTCAGTTAACTCCTTTACTGATTTTATGCTTTCTCAGAACTTCAAACATCAGTGAGTTGATAGCATGCATATCTCTGTTTTTATCTCTGTTTTTACACCCatacatacaaaagaatatataGGGCATGAGCAGGATGTGGTGGTATGcatccgtagtcccagctactccagaggctgaggcaggaggatcacttgagcccacaaggttgaatccagcctggacaatagagcaagaccctgtctctaaaaaaaaaaaaaaaaaagaatatgtaaggCATAAATAAACACTcatggctgggcgtagtggctcacacctgtaattccaacattttgggaggcctaggcaagtggatctcttgagcccaggagtttgagaccagtctgtgcaacatggtaaaaacctgtctctacaaaaaaaaaatactgaaaattaggcaggcatggtggcatgtgcctgtagtcccatctactcaggaggctgaggtaggaggataacctgagcccgggaggcagaggctgctgtgagccatgattgcaacactgcactccagtctgggccacagagcaagaccctgtctcaaaacaaacaaaaat harbors:
- the GNPNAT1 gene encoding glucosamine 6-phosphate N-acetyltransferase, giving the protein MKPDETPMFDPSLLKEVDWSQNTATFSPAISPTHPGEGLVLRPLCTADLNRGFFKVLGQLTETGVVSPEQFMKSFEHMKKSGDYYVTVVEDVTLGQIVATATLIIEHKFIHSCAKRGRVEDVVVSDECRGKQLGKLLLSTLTLLSKKLNCYKITLECLPQNVGFYKKFGYTVSEENYMCRRFLK